The Marinilabiliales bacterium genomic interval CCTACCCGCCCGACATGAAGGGAGAGGATGGTGCTCATGAGCTCACGGCAAATGCTCTTGAGCAGGGTGCTTCTGCAGGGGATATTCTTACAAATGCGTTGATACCCGGAATGGGGAAGGTGGGCATTAAATTCCGTGAAAACAAAATATTCGTGCCCCAGGTGCTGATGTCGGCCAAAGCGATGAACGCGGCAATGGAGCATCTCAGGCCATGGTTTGCAAGCGGGCAGACAAAGCGTAAGGGCACATTCGTGATCGGCACCGTTGCGGGCGATCTTCATGATATCGGGAAAAACCTGGTTGCCATGATGGTCGAAGGTAACGGCTTTGAGGTAATCGACCTGGGCGTTGATGTCGGCGCTGACAGGTTCCTGGAAGAGCTCGGGAAAAACCCCGGTGCAGTGATCGGGCTGTCGGCCCTGCTCACCACCACCATGGTGAACATGGAGAATATCACGCAGGCGATCAAAGAGAAGAGTCCCCAAACCCTCGTATGCGTGGGCGGGGCTCCCGTGAAC includes:
- a CDS encoding cobalamin-binding protein, which produces MDEVFNRIAICIEAGKINKTSPYPPDMKGEDGAHELTANALEQGASAGDILTNALIPGMGKVGIKFRENKIFVPQVLMSAKAMNAAMEHLRPWFASGQTKRKGTFVIGTVAGDLHDIGKNLVAMMVEGNGFEVIDLGVDVGADRFLEELGKNPGAVIGLSALLTTTMVNMENITQAIKEKSPQTLVCVGGAPVNQDFCERINADLYSSDPQGLVEYLNSNL